AATTTAGACAGGTTTGCAATATATATATTACTTGTAAAATATTAGCATCATTGTTCCAGAAGTGTACCAAAACCACTATTCATTCAACTGTTTTTGGTCAGCATGCCATCTGCATGCAccgtcaaaacttgagacatctgtggcattgtgttgcttGACAAAACTGACCAtttaagagtggccttttattgtccccagcacaaggcgcacctgtgtaatgatcatgctgcttaatcagtttcttgatatgtcacacctgtcaggtggatggattatcttgacaaaggataaaaacctcactaacagggatgtgaacaaatttgtgcacaacattttttgagaaatatgctttttgagAGTATGGAAtgtttctgggatattttatttaggctcatgaaacatgggaccagcactttacatgtcgcgttcatatttttgttcagtgtataaaaataaaaatactacAAATAtacaacaacacattttttttttaaattactaaGGTCCGGATCTCAGTGTCCTCATAGGTAATTATGACCATGATTCTGTTAGGATGGGATGGAGCTGGGATGGACACAGGAAAAAGATTTTGGTTGTCTCTCTCGACAATAGTGCATAGGCCAGCAAGCCATAGTAGCTCACAGCCGAAGGAGCTATAACCACTTCTCTCTCAGTTCTCAGTCCAGGAAAGTAAAGTCTATTAGAGCTCTCCCAGGCAGTGAATTCTTCCTCTGATCCCTGCCAGGATGGATTGTGAACTCAGTCAGTTAGTCTTGAATGAGCAAACAGTGCATTCCACAGGATCACCTCTGAGATGATTGCTTCTGTCTGAGTAGGATAGGTCTCGTCAATAGGTGTTTGGTTTCCAAGGGGATGTGGATCATTCTGTTCAACTGGCGTGACCACATCGCAAAGAAACTTGATCTACTAGTCTGTAGTTATAGGGATACAGAGAGGGTGGTTTCTTGTAAGCTACTCAGTGACAGGATGGGCTGATCCCCACCcccttttttattttacttttatttaaccaggtaagtcagttaagaacaaattcttatttacaatgatggcctaggaacagtgggttaaatgccttgttcaggggcagaacaacagatttttaccttgtcagctcgcagattcaatctagcaacctttaagttactggcccaatgctcttaacactaggctacctgccgcccttcaCCCCATTGATGCATACTATGTAGCTTAGTATTTGTATTATATATTTTACAGTCCGGTTTGCTGacctttatcaagggtgccaataatttagTTATTTCTAACATTGTTGTTTCAATGATAAGACAGTCTAGGTAAATAATTTCATCTAATGGCCAAAATTAACCAAATATCATGTTTTTTAAGATACGATCCACCCAATAGAATATTCCATTGTTGTTTGATACagtcattttaaaaaatgtatgttgtATTTTATCCCCTTTTCTCCTAAATTTTGAttttgtctcattgctgcaactccccaacaagTCAGGAGGCGAAGGTTGAGTCGTGCTTCCTacaaaacatgacccgccaaactgcACTTTTTAACACCcacccacttaacccagaagccagccacaccaatgtgtcagaggaaacactgttcaactgacaatcaggtcagcctgcaggtgcctaGCCCACCACAGGGAGTTGCTAGAGCACAGTGAGCAAGTAAAGCccacccggccaaaccctcccctaacccgaacagtgctgggccaattgtgctccaccctatgggactcccgatcacggctggttgtgatacagcctgggattgaacccaggtctagttatgatgccttagaccgctgctccacttgGGAGGCCCAATACAGTCATTTTCAATGGGCATGTGAACATTTCAACTTGTCTCAACATTCCTTGAGCAGCCTGCGAACATTCTATTGCATATATCCCATACAACAACACATAAAGATGTGAAGCTACTTTTTTAGAGAGGGAATCATATATCAATTTGATCGAAGGAATGGGGAGAATAAGATAAGACTATTAAACCTTTGCCACCACAAAGTGGAGACATTTTTCCACTGGCATAAAAGAGCAAGACATgcctgtaatgaatttcctcctcttcttccgaagaggagaggcgaaacggatcagaggaccaatacgcggcgtggtaattgtccatggttctttttaatacgttaaggtacacatgaacaactgactacaaaaaacaaatgtgaaaactcaaaacagtcctatctggtgcaaagacagagacaggaacaatcacccaccaacacacagtgaaacccaggctacctaagtatgattctcaatcagagacaaccaatgacacctgcctctgattgagaaccatactaggccgaaacatagaaattcccaaaaacctagaaaaacaaacatagtctgcccacccaactcacgccctgaccatactaactaaatacaaaacacaggaaataaaggtcagaacgtgacaatgccATATCTCTGAATCCTGCAGTTAAGGCCGTTTCAGTCATTTTCTTTGGAGGTTGAGTCAACTCATGTCTTTCGGTGTGGCAATTATTTTACCAGTTCAAAATAACTGATAATAGCCTGCCCTTGATTCAGCATAACTGTAATGACAGTACTAAGTCATAAATGCATGAGTGAAAGAAGGTCCAGAACCTCTTGTAGAATTCTCAAATTAAACAGTTTATTAGTTATGCACAGTGTAATGTTTGACTGTAGTCCACACCCCCAAAAAACAGCTCTTTTTAATGTAAGAGTCAACAGCACAGCATCTCAAACTCGTAAGACataagagagagaacaatagcAATGCATTGCAATAAAACTGAACTAGCTCCACCAAACATAAGAACACAGAAACATTCCTGCCATTCCTGCAGTTGGCAGATAACAGGCTGACAGTCAGGCTGCACCCTTGATACTTGAGTAACCCTCTCAATTGCATGGCCAACAACAACATAATGGAACGTCCATAAAAACAGGGCCAATACATTTACGAGGGTTGCTACAATACTTACACATTATAAGAACTTTATAGATACTTATGACAAGTCTTAAGGCATAGtgaccacatcataatgcattttTAGGTGTATGTCTTATGTCTTAAGTAAAGAGTTAGCTGACATGATCAGGAATGTCCTGATCATGAAATGCCAACACCATAGGCCTACATGATATGAAACATGACACCATACAAAAGGAATGACAAGAAGTCATGTGGTTTCTACAGTATGAAGGATTTTTTAAAACAAGTTCAAGCTTTTTTTATTTTTGAAACTTACCTAGGGTGTTTTTGTTTCATTCAAACAGTTCTTCGTTATATTTAGCAATGCATCTACCATAGAGCATGTTTTCAACTAGCTAAATAACGTTTTGTTTTAAATTAAGAGCAGTTGGTTACACTTCACATGGGGATGCTATAAGACCCTGtcaaataaaatgcaaatgaatatTCTTCAAATAAGCAAACAATATCATTTTTTACACTCATTATATAGTGCAAAATAGAATTTGAACATATATAAAGTGAATGTGGCTCCTTAAATGAAGACAAGCAGGCATGGTTGGGGTCATTTGCAACCCTAGCAGTGCTAATCCTACTCCttaaaccccacctctttaaggaatacataggataggataagtaatccttctcccccctaaaagatttagatgcactattgtaaagtggctgttccactggatgtcataaggtgaatgcaccaatttgtaagtcgctctggataagagcgtctgctaaatgacttaaatgtaaatgtaaataatgccACTTTTCCAGCAGTGTGGACCATGGTGCAGAGTGCGGGTTACAGtcaacactgaagaaatgtaAGTCTTGATTGCGAGATTTGGGGTGCTAAATGGCTACCTGTCATAATAATGTTAACTGGTCTTGTTCTACTTCATTAGATGCCTGTGAACTCACACTGGACCCAAACACAGCTCACAGAAAGCTCATTCTGTTTGAGGGGAACAGAAAAGTGAGACGAGCGGAAGAGGAACAGTTGTATTCCGATCACCCAGAGAGATTTGAAAAATGGTCACAAGTGCTGTGTAGAGAGGGCCTGTCTGGGCGCTGTTACTGGGAGGTAGAGTGGACTGGGCAAGAGATTCGTataggagtgacatataaaggacTCTGCAGGAGAGGATTAGGGTACGAGTGTGGAATTGGACATAATGACATGTCCTGGAGTCTCAGTTGTTATGATGACTACTTCAACGCCAGGCACAACAAGGAGAACATTACTGTACCTGCACCCTCCTCTCGCTCTCACAGAGTAGGAGTGTTTCTGGACTGGCCTGccggcactctgtccttctacagtgtctcctctgacacactgacccACCTACACACTTTCCACAAGACATTCACCGAGCCCCTCTACCCAGGGTTTAGGACGTGGTATCGTGGGTCTTCAGTTTCCCTGTGCAAGACAACTGCTGGGGAGTGCTGAATACCAGATGTTGTTAGGACCATCAGCATGTATAAATGCTTCTCTTTTTTTAACAAGTGGGGTTACAGGCAGAATAcaacacagacacaaagacaggcTCTGGCATACACTTATTAAGGGTAACTCAGAGTTTATATGGGTGAGGAATGCCCTTGACTTCCATGTGAGGCTCTTGTAGATGAATCAGATGTATACATTTATCTTTACAGTGATAGAAAATGTCAAGTGAGCAATTTCCTTTATATTTCTGATGGCATGATGAATGAAAACATATTGAAAATGTTGTATGCTATGGAATCCTAACTGGTGGTAAATAAAAAGCATCGCTACAACATTTGGTATCAACTGTCTCATTTTCTACGTTCCGTCCTCAAAGTATAAACTGTGAACCACTAGTGCAGTTTCCAACTCTGCcaagcagagctcaactttaccGCCCCAACTAGTAAAGGCAGCCAGTAAACAAGGGTTGTGACCTCGCCCGACTCTAATATGTACAGACAGACTTGCTGAACAGGTTAAACAAGTTCAACCAAAGAATGCTAGGAGCAGTGATGTACGTCACATTAGAGAATTGTTTAGTGCATTGGAAAAACAGCCACTCTTCTACACCTATCAGAGGAACAAGATGGACAGTTCAGAGGACAGAGTGGAAGAAACACAgcacaaggtaaaaatctgttgttctgcccctgaagaaggcagttaacccactgttcccaggccatcattgtaaataagaatttgttctaaactgacttgcctaggaaAATAAAACCATATGTATTTTACATGAAGGTGTAGGAGGATAGAGTTGGTAACCTTCGGGTAGGACATTTTACAAAGATCCCCGTATTAGTTACACTGAGATGTCTCAATTACACTACATTTCACCTTTCTAAATCCACCTGAATCCCCCCTTCTGATGGGATCAATATCCTCATTTTTGTGGCATTAAAACAATCCTATCGCTACCTCATAAAACCAATTCCAAAATTGATTACCAATTCCAAACTTGAATGATCTTTTGATCTCAAATGATTGTCTTTCTGCTTTGAGATACCAATTTCACCCTAGCACTGTTGCAACACATTATACACTagatatacaaaagtatgtggtcatCCCTTCAAATtcagtggattcggctatttcagagATGGCGTCTAATGGTAGATTAAGAGACTTGGTAACCCTAAAAGACTAGTTGGATTTACCATTAAGATTTAGAGACATCCCATTTGCTCAAAGGTAAGAATGTCTGTCAGCTCCTATAATCATCCCAAGATGTTTTGTAATTCTCACAAATAAAAAATAAGCTCAACTACTGCATTTCTATACAATTTCAATATTCTATAACACAAAACACCCAAAAACGTGtacatggcacacacacacgtctgtaaCATATtgccatttaaaaatatatattattatgaaTGTGTACCTGGAAGGGGGGAAATATGAAAAATGATTCATCATAGCATCAGCTCCAGTCACCCTACGCACATGTTACATTTTTTGGATACGAAAAGGAGACAAAAATATTCCTGACCTGCGCTGCACATAGGAAAGTGTCAAGACGACTGTgaactgatcaaatcaaatttgaacaaatctaattttattagtcacatgcgccaaatacaacagttgtagaccatacagtgaaatgcttacttacgagcccctaaccaataatgcttgtttaaaaaaaatacaaataagaataagaaatagaAGTAGcaagtagttaaagagcagcagtaaaataacagcagCGAGACTACATatagagggtactggtacagagtcaatgtgtgggggaactggtttagtcgaggtaattgaagtaatatgtacactatcagtcaaaagttttagaacacctacccattcaaggttttttcttcattttgtactattttatacattgtataataataatgaagacatcaaacctatgaaataacacatggaatcatgtagtaaccaaaaaagtgttaaacaaatcaaaatattttttacatttgagattcttcaaatagccaccctttgccttgatgacagacgtgcacactcttggcagtatctcaaccagcttcatgaggtagtcacctggaatgcatttcaattaacaggtgtgccttcttaaaagttaatttgttagaatttctttccttctttccttcagttgtgttgtgacatggtaggggtggtatacagaaaatagccttATTTGGTctaagaccaagtccatattatggcaataacagctcaaataagcaatgagaaataacagttcatcattactttacatgaaggtcagtttaaagggaaaatttcaagaactttgaacgtttcttcaagtgcagtcacaaaaaacatcaagtgctatgatgaaactggctctcatgaggaccaccacaggaatggaagacccaaagttacctctgctgcagaggatacgttcattagaatTAACAGCctaagaaattgcagcccaaataaatgcttcacagagctcaagtaacagacacatctcaacatcaactgttcagaggagactgtgtgaatcagatcTTCACAGTCTAATTGCTACAAAAAACACTACTGatggacaccaataataagaagagacttgctttggccaagaaacatgagcaatggacattagaccgatggaaatGTATcgtttggtctggagtccaaattggagacttttatttccaaccgccatgtctttgtgtgggtaAATGGATGAtatccgcatgtgtatttcccaccgtaaagcatggaggaggaggtgtgatggtgtgggggtgttttgctggtgacactgtctgtgatttatttagaattcaaggcacacctaaccagcatggttaccacagcattccgcagtgatacgccatcccatctggtttgggcttagtggtactatcaaatcaaatttatttatatagcccttcgtacatcagctgatatctcaaagtgctgtacagaaacccagcctaaaaccccaaacagcaagcaatgcaggtgtagaagcacggtggctaggaaaaactccctagaaaggccaaaacctaggaagaaacctagagaggaaccaggctatgtggggtggccagtcctcttctggctgtgccgggtggagattataacagaacatggccaagatgttcaaatgttcataaatgaccagcatggtcgaataataacaaggcagaacagttgaaactggagcagcagcatggccaggtggactggggacagcaaggagtcatcatgtcaggtagtcctggggcatggtcctagggctcagttcagttgaaactggagcagcagcatggccaggtggactggggacagcaaggagtcatcatgtcaggtagtcctggggcatggtcctagggctcagttcagttgaaactggagcagcagcatggccaggtggactggggacagcaaggagtcgtcatgtcaggtagtcctggggcatggtcctaggtctcaggtcctccgagagagagaaagaaagaaggagagaattagagaacgcacacttagattcacacaggacaccgaataagacaggagaagtactccagatataacaaactgaccctagcccccgacacaaactaccgcagcataaatactggaggctgagacaggaggggacaggagacactgtggccccatccgaggacaccccggacagggccaaacaggaaggatataaccccacccactttgccaaagcacagcccccacaccactagagggatatcttcaaccaccaacttaccatcctgagacaaggctgagtatagcccacaaagatctccgccacggcacagcccaagtggggggcaccaacccagacaggatgaccacaacagtgaatcaacccactcaggtgacgcaccccctgcagggacggcatgagagagcccccagtaagccagtgactcagcccctgtaatagggttagaggcagagaatcccagtggaaagaggggaaccggccaggcagagacagcaagggcggttcgttgctccagagcctttccgttcaccttcccactcctgggccagactacactcaatcatatgacccactgaagagatgagtcttcagtaaagacttaaaggttgagaccgagtttgcttctctgacatgggtaggcagaccgttccataaaaatggagctctataggagaaagccctgcctccagctgtttgcttagaaattctagggacaattaggaggcctgcgtcttgtgaccgtagcgtacgtgtaggtatgtacggcaggaccaaatcagagagataggtaggagcaagcccatcatttgtttttcaacaggacaatgatccaaaacacctccaggcagtgtaagggctatttaccaagaaggagagtgatggagtgctgcatcagatgacctggcctccacaatctcctgacctcaaccaaattgagatggtttgggatgagttggaccacagagtgaaggaaaagcaaccaacaagtgctaagcatatgtgggaactccttcaagaatgtttgaaagcattccagttgaagctggttgagagaatgctaagagtgtgcaaagctgacatcaaggcaaagggtggctatttgaagaatctcaaatatataatatatttagctttgtttaacacttttttggttactacatgattccatatgtactatttcatagttttgatgtcttcactattattctacaatgtagaacatagtcaaAATTAAGAAAGaaccttgaatgagttggtgtcctAAAACTTTTTACCGGTAGTGTACatgtagttattaaagtgactacgcttagataataacagagagtagcaggggAATaaaagagagggtgaggggaggggggcaAATGGTCTGAGGGCCTGGGTAGAAATTTGATTAGATGTGTaagagtcttatagcttgggggtagaagctgtttagaagcctcttggacctagacttggccctccggtaccgcttgccgtgcggtagtagagagaacagtctatgactagggtggctggcgtgtttgacaatttttagggccttcctctgacacagccaggtatagaggtatagatggcaggaagcttggccccagtgatgtactggaccgtacgcactaccctctgtagcgccttgcggtcggaggctgagcagttgccataccaggcagtcaGGATTGACAGATTGACTGGGAAATTATATTTAATCTCAGAGATTATCAGTAATGTGGTGTCGCCAGGCGGATTAGATATGAGTGTGGCGCAGCAGTAGTTTCACGGTCTCCCTAACACAAGTGGTAAGGGAT
This window of the Oncorhynchus keta strain PuntledgeMale-10-30-2019 chromosome 4, Oket_V2, whole genome shotgun sequence genome carries:
- the LOC118384029 gene encoding stonustoxin subunit beta-like isoform X2; amino-acid sequence: MNKFNLVIEAEYVTLIKDLFRTVTFLSVFHTHKRKNMESLEEDREGERLHNVDHGAECGLQSTLKKYACELTLDPNTAHRKLILFEGNRKVRRAEEEQLYSDHPERFEKWSQVLCREGLSGRCYWEVEWTGQEIRIGVTYKGLCRRGLGYECGIGHNDMSWSLSCYDDYFNARHNKENITVPAPSSRSHRVGVFLDWPAGTLSFYSVSSDTLTHLHTFHKTFTEPLYPGFRTWYRGSSVSLCKTTAGEC
- the LOC118384029 gene encoding stonustoxin subunit beta-like isoform X1, with product MNKFNLVIEAEYVTLIKDLFRTVTFLSVFHTHKRKNMESLEEDREGERLHNSVDHGAECGLQSTLKKYACELTLDPNTAHRKLILFEGNRKVRRAEEEQLYSDHPERFEKWSQVLCREGLSGRCYWEVEWTGQEIRIGVTYKGLCRRGLGYECGIGHNDMSWSLSCYDDYFNARHNKENITVPAPSSRSHRVGVFLDWPAGTLSFYSVSSDTLTHLHTFHKTFTEPLYPGFRTWYRGSSVSLCKTTAGEC